The Torulaspora globosa chromosome 8, complete sequence genome segment TACTTCTTTCCTCTAGCGATCCTGCTTAGCGCTTTTTTCCCGAACACTTTGAACTCTCCCAACAGATACATGATCATCAAagtgatgaggaagatgtgGCCCGATGGGTCGTGTCCGCCAACCCAATGCCCGCCAAGCGCCCTGCACGTAGCAGACGTGTTCAGTGGCCCGTTTGCATAGAGCGAGTCTCGGATAAACTGATTCAACTCTGTTGGTTCAATCGGAACCGCACTGCTATTCCTATCCTGACAATCTGTCGCATTCAAAGCACATCTGATCGAGTTCAAAGAATGCGCCAACAGCGGCGTTTCTTCCACACCTTTTCCCTTCAACAACCCATAGATTCTCTTCAACGAACTCACCCTCCTGGACATAGAATCATGGAACAACGAGCTCAGATTACCAGAATCATCGAAAACGTCGAACCGGCAACTGCCGCCCGTAAGCGTGAAGATCAGATCCATGATGGGCGCTATCCCGAACCAGAGTCCCTGCGTGAACACATACCACCAGACCGTCAGAACAAGATATCTCACAAGCGAGTGACGCTGCTGTCTCCCAAATGAGTTGTACCTGATAGCACACCACCATCCGACCAACGAAGTCCAAAACCAGCCTCTCTTGACGAAAAAAGCATTCAGCCATCCATCCTTCCTGGTCTGCACTTCCAAACCCTCCGACCAGCTGCTATACGATAGGAAATGTCCTACAAGCAAAGTCGCGGGACACAGCAGCAGCGTGAACAACTTATAATACGACACCCGCATCCCACCAGAGTTTTCCTTACTCTAAACCCTGATCTGAACAGCAAACGTCATCACCACCTTTAATTTTTCCTCGTTATATAGCCCTattgaaaagttgaaaaactcaCGCAGCTCCAACCAACAAACAACCAGACCAAATCACACGATCCCTCGCCCGAAAGATGGCTACGAACGACCCCGAAGAGCTCATCCTGCCCACAAGATTCGAAGTCGAATTGGAATTCGTCCAGTCGCTGGCCAATATACCCTACCTCACCTACCTGCTATCCCAACAACAGCAGACCTGGAAGGATCccaagttcaagaactatCTAAAATACCTCGAGTACTGGACAAGACCACCGTACGTTCAATGCATTGTATATCCAAACTGTCTCTTTATGTTGAAGCTACTGAACGGCTTCATGGATAAAGCTACAATCAATGATGACGGTCTATTAGAAGGGCTAGATGATCTGCCAAAGATAATTCAACTACATGGTGCTCAATGGATGAACGAGATGGTTGATCGCTGGGCCTCTCGTGAACCGTGATTTCTCCGGTcccaatttttcaagatttccaCCCCCACGCTCGCGACGTCCTGCGTGGGGATACCCGGGGGTTGCCCGGCGTATGAGTCACGCAAAGATGATCACCTTGATGGCGAGCGCGGGCTGTGATTGGTCCGAGATCAACTCGAGGACTTCGCTCACAGCGATGTCATCGTCAGCACGGCGCACCAGTTGCACGAAAACCAATACTAACAGGTTCCAAGTCTCGAGCAAACTTCGTACGCATTATCAGGCGCTCATTGAAGCCCCGGCTTCAACTAGgtaaatttttcatcagtATTAGACGGAACGCCCGCGTTGAAATTGGTATATATAAAACATAACTTTGGTCAGCGCTAGGAGCCCTTATTTCGGACAGAGGAAcaagacgaagaagaagacgaacAGGATAGGCGGGATGTCAAACAAGAAGCTTTCTGGTCTGAGAGACAACTTCAGTCTGCTCGGTGAGAAGAATAAGCTGCTGGTGGCTAACAGAGGGGAAATTCCTATCAGAATCTTCAGATCTGCTCATGAGTTGTCTATGCGGACGGTGGCGATCTATTCGCACGAGGACCGTCTGTCGATGCACAGGTTGAAGTCGGACGAGGCGTATGTGATCGGAGAGGAGGGCAAGTACACGCCCGTGGGCGCCTATTTGGCCATAGACGAGATCATCAACATTGCCAAGCAGCACAACGTGGATTTCATCCACCCGGGGTATGGGTTTTTGTCCGAGAACGCTGAGTTTGCGTCCAAGGTGGCCGCGAGCGGGATCACGTGGATCGGGCCTCCAGCTGAAGTGATCGACGCTGTTGGTGATAAGGTGTCGGCTAGGAACCTGGCGCTGGCGGCTAACGTGCCCACTGTGCCGGGTACGCCCGGGCCAATTGACTCTGTGGAGGAGGCCCAGGCGTTTGTGGAAAAGTACGGGTACCCCGTGATCATCAAGGCCGCTTTTGGCGGTGGTGGTAGAGGTATGAGAGTGGTTCGTGAGGGTGACGATATCGCGGGTGCATTCCAGCGTGCGACTTCTGAAGCCCGTACCGCCTTTGGTAACGGTACCTGTTTCATCGAAAGGTTCCTGGTGAAGCCAAAACATATCGAGGTGCAATTGCTGGCTGATAACTACGGGAACGTGGTTCATCTTTTCGAGAGGGACTGTTCGGTTCAGAGAAGACACCAAAAAGTGGTGGAAGTGGCACCAGCAAAGACTCTGCCCGTTGAAGTGCGTAACGCCATTTTGACCGACGCTGTCAAGTTGGCGCACACCGCCGGGTACAGAAACGCGGGTACCGCGGAGTTCCTGGTCGACAACCAAAACAGACATTATTTCATCGAGATCAACCCTAGAATTCAGGTTGAACATACCATTACCGAGGAGATCACCGGGATCGACATTGTCGCTGCGCAGATTCAGATCGCTGCGGGCGCTTCTTTGGAACAGCTGGGTCTGCTGCAGGACAGGATCACCACGAGAGGCTTCGCCATCCAATGTCGTATCACAACCGAGGACCCTGCCAAGAACTTCCAGCCGGATACCGGTAGATTGGAAGTTTACCGTTCCGCTGGTGGTAACGGTGTCAGATTGGACGGTGGTAACGCGTATGCGGGCGCTGTGATTTCTCCTCACTACGATTCCATGTTGGTCAAGTGTTCTTGTTCCGGTTCTACGTACGAAATCGTCCGTCGTAAGATGATCAGAGCGTTAATCGAGTTCAGAATCAGAGGTGTCAAGACTAATATTCCATTTTTGCTCACTCTATTGACCCATCCGGTCTTTGTCAACGGTGATTACTGGACAACTTTTATCGACGATACCCCACAGTTGTTCCAAATGATCTCTTCTCAAAACAGGGCTCAAAAATTGTTGCACTATTTGGCAGACCTAGCAGTTAATGGTTCCTCCATTAAGGGCCAGATCGGTttgccaaaattgaagacTCACCCAACTATCCCACGCTTGCACAATGCAGACGGGGAAATCATCAATGTCTCCACGACGGCACCACCTGACGGTTGGAGACAGGTGCTACTGAAGTACGGCCCTGAAGAATTCGCAAGACGGGTCAGAGGCTTCAAGGGAACCTTGATCATGGACACCACTTGGAGAGACGCTCATCAATCGCTATTGGCTACCAGAGTCAGAACTTACGACTTGGCGGCTATAGCACCAACCACAGCGCACGCCTTGTCCGGCGCATTCGCTTTGGAATGTTGGGGTGGCGCTACTTTTGATGTCGCCATGAGATTCTTGCATGAGGACCCATGGGAACGTTTGAGAACTTTGAGGAAGCTGGTTCCAAATATCCCATTTCAAATGTTGCTGCGTGGCGCTAACGGTGTGGCTTATTCATCTCTGCCAGACAATGCCATTGACCATTTTGTCAAGCAGGCTAAGGACAACGGTGTTGATATCTTCAGAGTCTTTGACGCCTTGAACGACTTGGAACAATTGAAGGTCGGTGTTGATGCTGTCAAGAAGGCTGGTGGTGTTGTTGAGGCTACAGTTTGTTACTCAGGTGATATGTTACAACCTGGTAAGAAGTACAACCTAGACTATTACTTGGAAGTCACCGGCAAA includes the following:
- the SCS3 gene encoding Scs3p (ancestral locus Anc_6.117), with the translated sequence MRVSYYKLFTLLLCPATLLVGHFLSYSSWSEGLEVQTRKDGWLNAFFVKRGWFWTSLVGWWCAIRYNSFGRQQRHSLVRYLVLTVWWYVFTQGLWFGIAPIMDLIFTLTGGSCRFDVFDDSGNLSSLFHDSMSRRVSSLKRIYGLLKGKGVEETPLLAHSLNSIRCALNATDCQDRNSSAVPIEPTELNQFIRDSLYANGPLNTSATCRALGGHWVGGHDPSGHIFLITLMIMYLLGEFKVFGKKALSRIARGKKYAAKSFIDLFDNGALWNVVNNKPRNTVHFVQLTVVLPPLVFVKALCRFCAQIISFAILENPIILLVVLLMMWWWSFLVTSVVFHTLTEQISGLIFAYLVAGAIYWNDHWFIDSAMR
- the SOH1 gene encoding mediator complex subunit SOH1 (ancestral locus Anc_6.116), encoding MATNDPEELILPTRFEVELEFVQSLANIPYLTYLLSQQQQTWKDPKFKNYLKYLEYWTRPPYVQCIVYPNCLFMLKLLNGFMDKATINDDGLLEGLDDLPKIIQLHGAQWMNEMVDRWASREP
- the PYC2 gene encoding pyruvate carboxylase 2 (ancestral locus Anc_6.115), encoding MSNKKLSGLRDNFSLLGEKNKLLVANRGEIPIRIFRSAHELSMRTVAIYSHEDRLSMHRLKSDEAYVIGEEGKYTPVGAYLAIDEIINIAKQHNVDFIHPGYGFLSENAEFASKVAASGITWIGPPAEVIDAVGDKVSARNLALAANVPTVPGTPGPIDSVEEAQAFVEKYGYPVIIKAAFGGGGRGMRVVREGDDIAGAFQRATSEARTAFGNGTCFIERFLVKPKHIEVQLLADNYGNVVHLFERDCSVQRRHQKVVEVAPAKTLPVEVRNAILTDAVKLAHTAGYRNAGTAEFLVDNQNRHYFIEINPRIQVEHTITEEITGIDIVAAQIQIAAGASLEQLGLLQDRITTRGFAIQCRITTEDPAKNFQPDTGRLEVYRSAGGNGVRLDGGNAYAGAVISPHYDSMLVKCSCSGSTYEIVRRKMIRALIEFRIRGVKTNIPFLLTLLTHPVFVNGDYWTTFIDDTPQLFQMISSQNRAQKLLHYLADLAVNGSSIKGQIGLPKLKTHPTIPRLHNADGEIINVSTTAPPDGWRQVLLKYGPEEFARRVRGFKGTLIMDTTWRDAHQSLLATRVRTYDLAAIAPTTAHALSGAFALECWGGATFDVAMRFLHEDPWERLRTLRKLVPNIPFQMLLRGANGVAYSSLPDNAIDHFVKQAKDNGVDIFRVFDALNDLEQLKVGVDAVKKAGGVVEATVCYSGDMLQPGKKYNLDYYLEVTGKIVEMGTHILGIKDMAGTLKPSAAKLLVGSIRAKYPDLPIHVHTHDSAGTAVASMAACALAGADVVDVATNSMSGLTSQPSMNALLASLDGQIETNIDVKKTRELDAYWAEIRLLYSCFEADLKGPDPEVYEHEIPGGQLTNLLFQAQQLGLGEKWAETKRAYKEANYLLGDLVKVTPTSKVVGDLAQFMVSNKLTSDDVKRLANSLDFPDSVMDFFEGLIGQPYGGFPEPLRTDILRNKRRKLTVRPGLELAPFDLEKIKEDLQDRFGDIDECDVASYNMYPKVYEDFHKIKEKYGDLSVLPTKNFLSPPQIGEEIEVTIEQGKTLIIKHQAVGDLNKETGIREVYFELNGELRKIPVADRSQKVETISKPKADGHDPLQIGAPMAGVIVEIKVHKGSLVKKGEPVAVLSAMKMEMVISAQSNGQVKEVYVNDGENVDASDLLVVLEEAVPPAKE